AATTTCAGCGTTTAATTTTCCTGTTGCGGTACCTTCTTGGAAAATATTCCCATCCCTAATTGTGGGAAATACTGTCGTTTGGAAACCTTCTCCAAATACTTCAGGAATTGCAGCAGAATTTGTAAAATGCATGGTAGATGCTGGGTTACCTAAAGGGGTTATTAATTTAGTTGTTGGTGGAGAAGACAAAGTTGGAGAGACATTGGTTTCTCATCCTGATGTATCTTTAATTTCTTTTACAGGATCAACACATGTTGGACAAAAGGTTTATCAAGCATGTGCTGCAAACCATAAACAAGTTTCCCTAGAATTAGGAGGGAAAAATGCGATTATTGTTTTGGAAGATGCTGATTTACCTTTAGCTGCTCGTGCAATTGCTTGGGGTGCTTTTGGAACTACAGGACAAAGATGTACTTCTACTAGTCGTGTTATTGTTCAAAAATCTGTTTTAGAAGAATTGACTCCATTACTATTGGAGGAAGTAGCGCAATTAAAAATCGGAAACGGGATAGATCATGATGTGAACGTTGGTCCATTAATAAATAAAGAAGCATTATTGAGAGTTGAGCAATATGTAGAGTTAGCTAAAAAGGATGGCGTTCCAATTCATTATGGTGGAAATAAGATTGGTGACGAAGGGTACTATTTTGAACCTACTGTCATTGGACCGGTATCACCTTCAAGTGCATTTGCAACTGAAGAAATTTTTGGTCCTATTTTATCGATCATAACTGTAGAAACATTTGATGAGGCTATTGAAGTGAACAATTCCGTTGATTTTGGTTTATCCTCAGCTATCTTTACTAAAGATTTGAATAAAGCTATGAAAGCTGTTCGCAAAGTGGATACAGGAATTGTATATATTAACCATAGTACTTCCGGTGCTGAGATCCAAATGCCATTTGGTGGTACTAAACACACTGGGAATGGTAAACGTGAAGCGGGTCAAGCAGCGTTAGATACGTTCAGTGAGTGGAAAACAATTTATATCGATTATAGTGGGGATTTGCAAAGAGCTCAAATCGATGTTGATTTTGCATAATAAAGTAACAAGTTTATTTAAACAGAATTAGGAAATATCTAAACTTATTTTAAAAAAGCCACTAATGTATGAATAGATTTGAATTCTACTCATGATCATATTTAGTGGTTTTTTAGTTTATTTATTTTTATTTGTATTATTTAGTACTTCATTTAATTTGTTTTCGATTGTATCCAACTGCTGTTTTTTTCTTTTTGATGAGCGAATGAAATATACAATCAAGATTGGAACCATAAATAAAATAAGGAATGAGATTAGTTGATATATAATAGAACCGTCGATTGACAATGATTTCACCTCACTTTAACCTAAATACTATTATATTCATTTTAAATGTAAAAGCAAAGGTATAAAGAAATAAGTAGGTTACAGAAAATTCTTCCTTAACATCGCTCAAGTTAAGTTTAACGGTATAATATTATTCATGTGAGTTTGGATGAGTTAAATGGATGATAAATCGAAAGTTTATGTTTGGAGGTTAAACTCGTGATCACAATACAAGCCCAGAAATACGATGGTATGCCACACTATACATGGCAGGCTAAATTGTTGGATTTAAACGATGAATATTTAATTGTACTTTCATATCCAGAAACTGAAATAAAGCATTTTTCTAAAAATGAAGTGTTTACTGTTAACAATTGGTGGATTGAACTTTATCCATTTAAAAAATGGTTTACCATTTCTATGGAAGTGAAAAATAGAAAACCAAGAGATATCTATTGTAACATTGCCAAACCATCTAGTTATAAAAACGGACTGCTCACATTTATTGACTTAGATATAGATTTTGCAAAAAGAGATGGGAAGTGGAAGGTGCTTGATGAAGATGAATTTGAAACCCATCAAAAGAAATATAATTACCCAGTAGAAGTAGTGAACAAAGTATGGGAGACATTGGACAATTTGCAGTTTAACTTAAAAAATAATTATTTTCCGTTTGATGGTACTTTAGAAACATATATTAGTCAAATACCAGAATATAAAATGTAATTATATTAGATCTTTGGGGTATTTCTATTAACTAGTTATGAGATATCCAATAAAATTCAGATTTTATAGTGTGAATTTTGTTTTATTTTGCGCAAGTATCAAATAAAGGATCATACTATTAGTCATAACTTTTCTAATAGGTATGATCCTTTTATGTTTTTTCAATAAAAAACGCGATTTTTTTGAATAACTCTCAAGAAAACAAATGGTCAATTATTGTACTTGAAGCTGACGTTTCATTCACATCTCCTCTGAAGAGCTTCCAGTAGCTTGGTGCCATCGGGACTTCCTAATCCTGTACATGGATCCCAACCTTCTTTGGCAACATATGGTCCTCCTTCAATAATGACATTATTGTTTCCGATTGTAATATCATTAAAAGCAAGGTCCTCAGGACATAATTGATAAAAAATGGGATTTACAAATCCTAATCGACGACCTAATGCTTGATTCAAGTTGGCGATTAAACCTGCCCACAAAGGGGCTGATGCACTAGTTCCTCCTCCGATTATGAATTGATCATCTACAATAATTAAATAACCTGTAGAAGGATCCGCATTTGCAGCCACATCAGGAACACCT
The window above is part of the Chengkuizengella sp. SCS-71B genome. Proteins encoded here:
- a CDS encoding aldehyde dehydrogenase family protein, giving the protein MKNIIKASNFIDGKWDEFSNNTITNVNPATLEPVSTINISTEEDVNRAVESSKRAFKEWSSFPAPKRGDILYKIAEELKKRKQELSELMTLEMGKVITESEGEIQEAIDMAYYMGGEGRRLSGEVVPSELPNKMAMAIREPLGVIGAISAFNFPVAVPSWKIFPSLIVGNTVVWKPSPNTSGIAAEFVKCMVDAGLPKGVINLVVGGEDKVGETLVSHPDVSLISFTGSTHVGQKVYQACAANHKQVSLELGGKNAIIVLEDADLPLAARAIAWGAFGTTGQRCTSTSRVIVQKSVLEELTPLLLEEVAQLKIGNGIDHDVNVGPLINKEALLRVEQYVELAKKDGVPIHYGGNKIGDEGYYFEPTVIGPVSPSSAFATEEIFGPILSIITVETFDEAIEVNNSVDFGLSSAIFTKDLNKAMKAVRKVDTGIVYINHSTSGAEIQMPFGGTKHTGNGKREAGQAALDTFSEWKTIYIDYSGDLQRAQIDVDFA
- a CDS encoding DUF4083 domain-containing protein, with amino-acid sequence MSIDGSIIYQLISFLILFMVPILIVYFIRSSKRKKQQLDTIENKLNEVLNNTNKNK
- a CDS encoding DUF402 domain-containing protein, with protein sequence MITIQAQKYDGMPHYTWQAKLLDLNDEYLIVLSYPETEIKHFSKNEVFTVNNWWIELYPFKKWFTISMEVKNRKPRDIYCNIAKPSSYKNGLLTFIDLDIDFAKRDGKWKVLDEDEFETHQKKYNYPVEVVNKVWETLDNLQFNLKNNYFPFDGTLETYISQIPEYKM